GACCGGGTCCCCGAGCTGCTGGCCGCGCTCGAGGACATCCCGGTGGCCCTGCCCTTTGAGCGCTCCGTGGGCGATGAAATCCAGGGCGTGCTGGACGAACCGCGAGCCGTGGTGGAGGCCGCCCTGCGCGCGCTGCGCACCGGCCAATGGTATGTGGGCGTCGGCATCGGCGGCGTGGACCAGCCGCTCCCGTCCAGTCCGCGCGAAGGCTCCGGTGCCGCGTTCATTCTGGCCCGCCGCGCAGTGGACAGGGCCAAGAAGGCGGGGGAGCGCGTCCCGCTCGCCGTGGAGGCCGCTGTGGCGCCGGAGCGGGGCGGCCACGGCACGGCCGCGGAAGCCGTCCTGGTCCTCGTCGGCGGGCTGGTCCGGGGACGCACGGACGCGGAGTGGCGGGTGCTGGACGCGTTGGACCGGATCGCAAACCGCCGCCAGGTTGCGGCCGCCAAGATGCTCGGTATCAGCCCACAGGCGGTCAGCAAGGCCATCCTGCGCTCCGGCTGGCAGGAGGAGCAGGGCGGGCGCGCCGCAGCCGAACTGCTCCTGGCCCACGCCGACACCTAGCCGGATCCCGGACGGGGGCGGAAATCCGCCGCACTGGCGGGCCCGGGCGGCATTGTCGGCCCGACTGGCTACGCTGGGAAGCGGACTGGAGGATGAATGACATTTCTGTGGATCGTACTGACCGCGGCCGTGGCCTGCCTGGGCGGCTGGCCGCTGACCGCCGGCGTCCTGCGGCTGGCCAAGTCGCACTCCGTGCGCGCCGCCGATGCCCACGAGCTTCACGCGGGCGACCCAGAAGGGGCCCGCCACGCAGCGGCCGACCTCGACGACGGCGCCCCGCCGGCCGCCCCGGCCGCCCCGCCGGCCCCCGATGCGGGGGTCCTGCGAGGGGGACTGTTGATCGGCGTGCTGGAGCGGGCCGCCGTCGTGCTGGCCATCCTGGCGGGCCAGCCGGTGGCCATCGCCTACGTGGTCGCCATCAAGGGCCTGGGCAGGTATCCCGAACTGAAGCAGGCCCCGGCGGCCAGTGAGAGATTCATCATCGGCACGTTGGCGTCGCTGCTGTGGGCGGCCGTGGTGGCCTGCGCGGCCAAAGCCCTCCTGCTATAGGGTGAAACCATGACGATCTTTGCTGTTGAATACGTTTATGGCCCCGAAGCCGAGGATGCCCGCACGGAACACCGGCCCAAGCACCGCGAATGGCTGGCGGCTCAGGCCGAGGCCGAAGTGGTGTTGGCCTCGGGGCCGTATGCCGACGGCGCGGGCGCGCTGCTGATCTTCAACGCCGTGGACGAAGCCGCGCTCCATGAAATCCTCAAGCAGGATCCCATGAGCGCCGGCGGAGGCGTCACGGGCCTGAAGGTCTCCGAGTGGAAGCCGGTCACCGGCCAGCTGAGCAAGTACCTGCCGTAGGCAGCGCCGCCCACCCACGGCGCCAACACGCCTACAATTTAGAACAGACGATGCGCAAACGAATCGCGACGCCCGAAATCAGGCGCCGGGAACGCATCGCCTGGAAAACTTCAAGGAGCATATTTTGACCTCGGTCAGCCTCGGAATGCCGCCACTGCCGCCTCCTGTCCTTGCCCCCCGGCGCAAAACCCGGCAGATCAAGGTCGGTTCCGTGGGCGTCGGCTCCGACTTCCCCGTCAGCGTGCAGTCCATGACCACCACCAAGACCACGGACATCAATGCCACGCTGCAGCAGATTGCCGAGCTCACGGCCAGCGGCTGCGACATCGTCCGGGTCGCCTGCCCCTCGCAGGACGACGCCGACGCCCTGCCCATCATTGCCAAGAAGTCGCAGATCCCGGTCATCGCGGACATCCACTTCCAGCCCAAGTACGTCTTTGCCGCCATCGAGGCCGGGTGCGCGGCCGTCCGCGTGAACCCGGGCAACATCCGCAAGTTTGACGATCAGGTCAAGGAGATCGCCCAGGCCGCCAAGGACCACGGCACGTCCATCCGGATCGGTGTCAACGCCGGCTCGCTGGAGCCCTCCATCATGAAGAAGTACGGTAAGGCCACCCCCGAGGCCCTGGTCGAGTCCGCCGTCTGGGAGGCGTCCCTCTTCGAGGAGCACGGCTTCCACGACTTCAAGATCTCCGTCAAGCACAACGACCCCGTGGTCATGGTGGCCGCCTACGAGATGCTCGCCGAGCAGGGCGACTGGCCCCTGCACCTGGGCGTCACCGAGGCCGGACCCGCGTTTCAGGGCACCATCAAGTCCGCGGTTGCCTTCGGCGCGCTGCTCTCCAAGGGCATCGGCGACACCATCCGCGTGTCCCTCTCCGCGCCGCCGGTGGAGGAGATCAAGGTCGGGAACCAGATCCTGCAGTCGCTGAACCTGCGTCCGCGCAAGCTGGAAATTGTTTCCTGCCCGTCCTGCGGCCGGGCCCAGGTGGACGTGTACAAGCTGGCCGAGGAAGTGACCGCGGGCCTGGAAGGCATGGAGGTGCCGCTTCGCGTGGCCGTCATGGGCTGCGTTGTCAACGGGCCCGGCGAGGCCCGGGAGGCGGATCTGGGCGTGGCCTCGGGCAACGGCAAGGGCCAGATCTTCGTCAGGGGCCAGGTCATCAAGACCGTCCCCGAGGACCAGATCGTGGAAACGTTGATTGAAGAAGCCATGCGAATCGCCGAAGAGATGGAGTCCGATGCCGACAATCCGCTCCCGGGTGGCCCCGTGGTCAGCGTCTCCTAAAGGCGCAGTCCAGGGCCCCGTGCGCGTCCTGGTCCACGAGGACACGGCCGCGCTCCGGGCCCTCGTGGCGCGCGATCCCGTGGCTAACGTATTTATGGATGCGTTGCTCACCGCGGGCGGCAGCGCCGTGCCCGCGCAGCGCGGTGCCGTGATCCTTGGCTTTTTTGAGCACGGCGGCACCCAGCTGGCCGCCGCCTGCTGGGTGGGTTCCAATGTGGTCCCCATTGGTGTCGACGCCGCCCAGGCCGGGCACTTCGGGCGCTGGATCGCCTCCCACTGGCAGCCGCACGCGTCGATCTTCGGTCCCGCCGCCGCGGTCCTGGGCCTCATGGAGACCCTGTCCGGGGCGGGCATCAGCGCCCAGGAGGTCCGTCCCAACCAGCCGCTGCTGGTCATCGCCGGACCGCCGCGGATGGCCCCCAACCCGGCCCTGAAGCCAAGCACCAACAGCCGCTTCAACGAAGTGCTGGCCGCGGCCGCCGCCATGTTCGAGGAAGAAGTAGGCTACTCGCCCTTCCTGGGCGGGGAGGAAAACTACCGCCGCCGTGTGGCGTGGTTGATCAACAACGGCCACTCCTTCAGCCACTGCGAACCCGACGGCGAAGTGGTCTTCAAGGCCGATCTCGGCGCCGTCACCCCGCGCGCCACCCAGGTCCAGGGGGTGTGGATGAACCCGAGCTACCGCGGACTGGGGCTGAGCGCGGGGTACATGGCCGGCGTCGTGCTTTATGCCCAACAGCTTGCGCCGGTGACCAGCCTGTATGTCAATGACTTCAACCACCGCGCCCGCGCCGTCTATGAAAAGGTCGGCTTTGAGCAGGTGGGCACCTTCGCCACCGTGCTGTTCTAAGGTGCCACGATCGCGACGGCGCGAAGGGGATGGTGATGGGATCGGAGCGGATGCGCCGCAGTGGCGCGGCAAGGGGGTGGGCGTGGCTGACACTGGCAGGCGCCGTGGTGTACGTTGCACTGGATGTCGTTGCCCAGCTCCTGCCACCGCACTACGGCCCGGTCCGGCAGGCGGAGAGCGACCTTGGCGTCGGTCCGTTTGGGTGGGTCATGAGCGTCAACTTCATCGTGCGCGGGCTGCTGACCGCCTGTGCCCTGGTTCCGCTCGTCCGGAGCGTCCCGGGTGCCACGCGGGGAGCCGTGGGGCTTTCTCTGCTCGGCGGCTGGGCCGCGTGCTCGGTGCTGCTGGCGTTCTTTCCCACTGACATTCTCGACGGCGGCAGCCGGTTCGCCGCGACGGGTCCGACGGCACACGGACGGATCCACCTGCTGCTGGCCCTGGTTGCCTTTGCCTGTGCGGCCGCCGGGATCCTGATCCTCTCCCGCCAGGTTCCGTTCCGGGGCGGGATGCCCATCGCCTGGACCGCCGTGGCCGCGCTGGTCCTGCTGGTGCCGGCACAGCGCGCCCAGGTGGGTGGCCTGGTGGAGCGCGCCTTCCTCCTGCTTGTGCTGCTCTGGCTGGTGCTGGCCGCCGGCGCGGCTTCCCGTGCCCCCGGCCGCGTCCCCTGAGGGGATCCCGCAGCTTTTCTGCGATACGATTATGCAACTTGTTGCGCAAAGGAGTGCATAAATGTCTGCTGGCAGTTACCCAAACCTTTTCACGCCCCTGGACCTCGGCTTCACGTCGCT
This genomic stretch from Arthrobacter dokdonellae harbors:
- a CDS encoding YciI family protein, which codes for MTIFAVEYVYGPEAEDARTEHRPKHREWLAAQAEAEVVLASGPYADGAGALLIFNAVDEAALHEILKQDPMSAGGGVTGLKVSEWKPVTGQLSKYLP
- the ispG gene encoding flavodoxin-dependent (E)-4-hydroxy-3-methylbut-2-enyl-diphosphate synthase; amino-acid sequence: MTSVSLGMPPLPPPVLAPRRKTRQIKVGSVGVGSDFPVSVQSMTTTKTTDINATLQQIAELTASGCDIVRVACPSQDDADALPIIAKKSQIPVIADIHFQPKYVFAAIEAGCAAVRVNPGNIRKFDDQVKEIAQAAKDHGTSIRIGVNAGSLEPSIMKKYGKATPEALVESAVWEASLFEEHGFHDFKISVKHNDPVVMVAAYEMLAEQGDWPLHLGVTEAGPAFQGTIKSAVAFGALLSKGIGDTIRVSLSAPPVEEIKVGNQILQSLNLRPRKLEIVSCPSCGRAQVDVYKLAEEVTAGLEGMEVPLRVAVMGCVVNGPGEAREADLGVASGNGKGQIFVRGQVIKTVPEDQIVETLIEEAMRIAEEMESDADNPLPGGPVVSVS
- a CDS encoding DUF998 domain-containing protein yields the protein MGSERMRRSGAARGWAWLTLAGAVVYVALDVVAQLLPPHYGPVRQAESDLGVGPFGWVMSVNFIVRGLLTACALVPLVRSVPGATRGAVGLSLLGGWAACSVLLAFFPTDILDGGSRFAATGPTAHGRIHLLLALVAFACAAAGILILSRQVPFRGGMPIAWTAVAALVLLVPAQRAQVGGLVERAFLLLVLLWLVLAAGAASRAPGRVP
- a CDS encoding GNAT family N-acetyltransferase; the protein is MRVLVHEDTAALRALVARDPVANVFMDALLTAGGSAVPAQRGAVILGFFEHGGTQLAAACWVGSNVVPIGVDAAQAGHFGRWIASHWQPHASIFGPAAAVLGLMETLSGAGISAQEVRPNQPLLVIAGPPRMAPNPALKPSTNSRFNEVLAAAAAMFEEEVGYSPFLGGEENYRRRVAWLINNGHSFSHCEPDGEVVFKADLGAVTPRATQVQGVWMNPSYRGLGLSAGYMAGVVLYAQQLAPVTSLYVNDFNHRARAVYEKVGFEQVGTFATVLF
- a CDS encoding MarR family transcriptional regulator, which translates into the protein MFVMTIDQRGSRKGIDRVPELLAALEDIPVALPFERSVGDEIQGVLDEPRAVVEAALRALRTGQWYVGVGIGGVDQPLPSSPREGSGAAFILARRAVDRAKKAGERVPLAVEAAVAPERGGHGTAAEAVLVLVGGLVRGRTDAEWRVLDALDRIANRRQVAAAKMLGISPQAVSKAILRSGWQEEQGGRAAAELLLAHADT